The Bacillus sp. 2205SS5-2 sequence TGGTACCGGGGATATCGCACTAGATATGCACCACTATATTCCTCAAAGTAAAGAGATAATCGTGACAACCCCACATGCAACGGCTGCGTTAGTTGCAGAAAGAGCGGGCACAATGGCCATTAAAGCCAAGCATGAAATTCTTGGCGTAGTAGAAAACATGGCTTACTTTCAACCAATAGATAGTGATAAGAAGTATTATTTATTCGGAAAAGATGGAGGTCGCCTTTTAGCAGATGAATTAGGTACGAACGTATTAGCTCAAATACCAATTGAAGAAGCCTCTCATTCATCGGAGACACCAAGTATTTATGAAGAGAGTTCAGAATTATTCAATCATTATGAAAATTTAGCTATCAAAATTGATACTTTCGTAAATGAACGCTAATCAGATTAGAAGAGAGGCAGAGAGAAATACTCTAGTAAATTGCCCCATTCTTCTTCCTTATTGATCGCAGGCAATGGAAAAAGTTTCTCTTACACTCCCTACTATTTGGGCATAATAGACTCATCCTGTCGTTTTCCAATTAGCTATGTGATGTAGTTCACTTACAACTCTCTCGTATTTTTTTACTATAGACATAATCTAGTCTAGGAGGGTTTAGAATGATTGACCGTGATTTTAACGAAAACCCATTTATTGTGATTTGGGAATTAACGAGAGCCTGCGAATTGCATTGTCTTCATTGTCGTGCAGAGGCACAATATAAGCGTCACCCACTTGAACTTAACTTTGAAGAAGGAAAAAAATTAATCGATTCAATATTCGAAATGGATAATCCACTCCTAGTCTTCACTGGTGGAGACCCTTTAATGAGACCTGATGTCTATGATATCGCCTCCTATGCCATCCAAAAAGGGGTTCGCGTATCGATGACGCCGAGTGCCACTCCTAACGTGACAAAAGAGGCCATTCAAAAAGCGAAAGAAATTGGGCTATCAAGATGGGCCTTTAGCTTAGATGGACCAACAGCTGAAATACATGATCATTTTAGAGGCACTTCCGGTTCATTTGATTTAACTATGAATGCCATTGAATATATTCATGAACTTAAGCTTCCACTACAGATCAACACCGTCATATCACGCTACAACGTGGACGTTTTAGATGAAATGGCAGCCCTCATTGAGAAGCTCGACTGTGTTCTTTGGAGCGTGTTTTTCCTTGTCCCTATCGGACGGGGCAAAGAAACGGATATGATTTCACCTGTTCAACATGAAAAAGTTTTCCGTTGGCTCAACCAATTAAGCCAACGCGTCCCATTTGATATAAAAACAACTGCCGCTCAGCACTATCGACGCGTTGTTCTTCAGGATAAGATGCGCAAAAATATAGACCAAAACAAAAGGATTCAATATGAGGATACGTTACATTCTGGTAAAACCGGTCAGATTGATGGTCTAGGTCGTGCCCCTCGAGGAGTAAATGACGGAAATGGGTTCGTGTTTATTTCTCATATCGGGGACGTCTACCCTAGCGGGCTTCTCCCTATTAAAGTAGGGAATGTAAGGGAAACCGCACTACCGGAAATTTATCGTCATTCACCGATTCTAAAACAATTGCGAAATCCTGACTCCTACAAAGGGAAATGTGGGAAATGTGAGTTTCGCAACGTCTGTGGGGGATCTAGGTCGAGAGCCTATGCCCTAACAGGAGATTATTTAGAAAGTGAACCGGCGTGTGTGTATGTCCCAAAAGCTCTCCGCAAAATCTAAGTGATTTTGTCCCAAAAATTAGGAAAGATGACCCGAAATCGATCTTTTTAGCATATAGATGTTGCTGTGAAAAGCTCCTTTCGTATACATTGTGACTATTTCATCTAATTTTAGATGGAAGACCTCATTTTGTTGTTGATTTCCATCTAAAATAGACGAAATGATGCCTCGAAACAATGTGATATCAAAGTTAGTATACTAACGAAAAGCCACAAACTTTGTGAAAACAGTCTTACTATAAGAAAGGATGGTATTGTAATGAGATGGAATGATATCCAGGCCCATTTTCAAGCAGTACCTTTGTTTAAAGAACTCTCAACCGAAGAACTAATACCCTTTGTCGATATTTCGATCACAAGAACCTTTAACCCAAAATCACTTGTTTTTATGCAAGAAGATGTACTCGACCGGGTTTTCTTTATTCATTCTGGAAAAGTAAAAATTTACCGAAATGATGCGGCGGGCAAAGAACAGATTGTATCCGTTCTCCAAGCCGGTGAAATGTTTCCACATGCGGGTTTTTTTCGAAAAGGAACGTTTCCAGCAAATGCTGAAATCATTGAAACGGCTCAACTAATCGTCATGCCGATTGTCGATTTTGAAAAAGTATTAATCAAAAACCCGGAACTTTGCATTAAAATCTTTAAAGTTCTCGGAGAAAAAATCGTGGATCTTCAAAATCGCTTAGAAGAAAAAATTCTTCATAATACGTATGAACAAATCATTATGCTTTTGATTCGGTTATCAAAATCGAATGGTACGCTATGCAGTGTAAACCTTTATAAAATCACCACAAACTTTACCAATCGTGAGCTCGCTAATATGATTGGAACAACGAGAGAAACCGTGAGTCGAACCTTAAATACTCTACGAAAAAAGAAACTGATCGAACTTGATAAACAAGGATGCTATATAATCAATCTTGAAAAATTACAAAATGAGCTTCTTTATTAATGGCTCTTTTCGCATACTTTGTTGCTGTAGCATACAAAAAAGGATGGAAACACTCTTTTCTTTCCTCATTTCGAGTTAAAAATGATGTGAAAAGATGACCCGAAACCAAGCGATATCAACGTTTATAGACTGGTCAGAGAAGCAACAACCTTTGTAAAAACAGCGTTATTAATCGTCGATTACTAATTTAACTTATTTTTTGATACAAATCACATTCCTTTTGTGACTAGCTTGTTTTACACTCATAAACTAAAAAATCGGAGGTATATCCATGAAGCAAGTATTAACTGATTCCCAAACAGTGGCAGAAATTGTAACGAAATTCCCTAAAGCTAGCGACCTATTTAAAACCTATCGAATTGATTTTTGTTGTGGTGGAAATCGTCCCTTAATTGAAGCAATTCAAGAGAAAAATCTTTCCGTAGGAGAAGTACTTGGAAAATTAAACGAACTTTATCAGCAAATGTTTGCTTTAAGTGAAGCCACGATTGATTGGGAACATTCTAGCTCACGTGAATTAATCGAGTATATTATTCAAAAACATCATGCCTATCTAAACGAGGAATTACCACTTCTTAGTCCTTATATAACAAAAGTACACAGAGTTCACGGAGCAACACATCCTCACTTAGTCACAATTCACAAGCTTTTTTATGAACTAAAGGCTGAGTTAGAACAACATACCAGCAAAGAAGAAACGATCGACTTTCCTTTAATTTTAGAATTTGAAGAAAACCCTACTGAGCAAAACCGTCAAAAGCTACTAGCTGTTGTACAAGAATTGGAACATGAGCATACTACAGCCGGCACTATTCTAAAACAAATGCGTGAGATTACGAATGACTATACACCACCGGCAGGTGCTTGCGGAACATACCGGCTCGCTTATCAACGTCTCGAAGCGCTGGAATCCGATTTATTTCAGCATATTCATCTTGAGAACAACATTTTATTCCCACGTTCTGTTTCC is a genomic window containing:
- a CDS encoding Crp/Fnr family transcriptional regulator → MRWNDIQAHFQAVPLFKELSTEELIPFVDISITRTFNPKSLVFMQEDVLDRVFFIHSGKVKIYRNDAAGKEQIVSVLQAGEMFPHAGFFRKGTFPANAEIIETAQLIVMPIVDFEKVLIKNPELCIKIFKVLGEKIVDLQNRLEEKILHNTYEQIIMLLIRLSKSNGTLCSVNLYKITTNFTNRELANMIGTTRETVSRTLNTLRKKKLIELDKQGCYIINLEKLQNELLY
- the ric gene encoding iron-sulfur cluster repair di-iron protein, which encodes MKQVLTDSQTVAEIVTKFPKASDLFKTYRIDFCCGGNRPLIEAIQEKNLSVGEVLGKLNELYQQMFALSEATIDWEHSSSRELIEYIIQKHHAYLNEELPLLSPYITKVHRVHGATHPHLVTIHKLFYELKAELEQHTSKEETIDFPLILEFEENPTEQNRQKLLAVVQELEHEHTTAGTILKQMREITNDYTPPAGACGTYRLAYQRLEALESDLFQHIHLENNILFPRSVS
- a CDS encoding Mrp/NBP35 family ATP-binding protein; the protein is MLSSHVIAVTSGKGGVGKSTVSVNLAIALARQGKSVALIDLDIYGFSIPKIMNLTNRPKTFNGKIIPIESHGVKVMSMGFLIKDNEPVIWRGPMLGKMVEHFSKDVMWGKLDYCILDMPPGTGDIALDMHHYIPQSKEIIVTTPHATAALVAERAGTMAIKAKHEILGVVENMAYFQPIDSDKKYYLFGKDGGRLLADELGTNVLAQIPIEEASHSSETPSIYEESSELFNHYENLAIKIDTFVNER
- a CDS encoding TIGR04053 family radical SAM/SPASM domain-containing protein gives rise to the protein MIDRDFNENPFIVIWELTRACELHCLHCRAEAQYKRHPLELNFEEGKKLIDSIFEMDNPLLVFTGGDPLMRPDVYDIASYAIQKGVRVSMTPSATPNVTKEAIQKAKEIGLSRWAFSLDGPTAEIHDHFRGTSGSFDLTMNAIEYIHELKLPLQINTVISRYNVDVLDEMAALIEKLDCVLWSVFFLVPIGRGKETDMISPVQHEKVFRWLNQLSQRVPFDIKTTAAQHYRRVVLQDKMRKNIDQNKRIQYEDTLHSGKTGQIDGLGRAPRGVNDGNGFVFISHIGDVYPSGLLPIKVGNVRETALPEIYRHSPILKQLRNPDSYKGKCGKCEFRNVCGGSRSRAYALTGDYLESEPACVYVPKALRKI